A genomic window from Glycine soja cultivar W05 chromosome 10, ASM419377v2, whole genome shotgun sequence includes:
- the LOC114372262 gene encoding pentatricopeptide repeat-containing protein At1g71490-like produces the protein MAYSSIVPRHLFLSRLQKCIPKSWKQAPQQPLQKPIFCSDASMVGVLIASLKDFVTHGHLTNAFKTFFQIQHHAASSHLLLHPIGSLLLACTHFKSLSQGKQLHAQVISLGLDQNPILVSRLVNFYTNVNLLVDAQFVTESSNTLDPLHWNLLISAYVRNGFFVEALCVYKNMLNKKIEPDEYTYPSVLKACGESLDFNSGLEVHRSIEASSMEWSLFVHNALVSMYGRFGKLEIARHLFDNMPRRDSVSWNTIISCYASRGIWKEAFQLFGSMQEEGVEMNVIIWNTIAGGCLHSGNFRGALQLISQMRTSIHLDAIAMVVGLNACSHIGAIKLGKEIHGHAVRTCFDVFDNVKNALITMYSRCRDLGHAFILFHRTEEKGLITWNAMLSGYAHMDRYEEVTFLFREMLQEGMEPNYVTIASVLPLCARIANLQHGKEFHCYIMKHKQFEEYLLLWNALVDMYSRSGRVLEARKVFDSLTKRDEVTYTSMILGYGMKGEGETTLKLFEEMCKLEIKPDHVTMVAVLTACSHSGLVAQGQVLFKRMIDVHGIVPRLEHYACMADLFGRAGLLNKAKEFITGMPYKPTSAMWATLLGACRIHGNTEMGEWAAGKLLEMKPDHSGYYVLIANMYAAAGSWRKLAEVRTYMRNLGVRKAPGCAWVDVGSEFSPFLVGDSSNPHASEIYPVMDGLNELMKDAGYVRSELVSSEEDFEEMNIAGNAY, from the coding sequence ATGGCATATTCCTCAATAGTACCCAGACACCTCTTCTTGTCTCGCCTTCAGAAGTGCATCCCAAAATCATGGAAACAAGCTCCCCAACAACCACTTCAAAAACCCATCTTTTGTAGTGATGCATCAATGGTTGGTGTTCTCATTGCATCCCTCAAGGACTTTGTGACCCATGGCCACTTAACCAATGCATTCAAAACCTTCTTTCAAATACAGCACCATGCTGCTTCTTCCCACCTTCTCTTACACCCCATTGGCTCTCTCCTTTTGGCTTGCACCCATTTTAAGTCACTGTCACAGGGTAAGCAGCTTCATGCTCAAGTCATCTCACTGGGTCTTGATCAAAATCCTATCTTGGTTTCAAGGCTTGTTAATTTTTACACAAATGTTAATCTCCTTGTTGATGCCCAATTTGTTACTGAGAGCTCTAATACTTTGGATCCTTTACATTGGAATTTGCTAATCTCGGCATATGTTAGAAATGGCTTCTTTGTGGAGGCTCTTTGTGTCTATAAGAATATGTTGaataagaagattgagccagatGAATACACTTATCCATCTGTTCTCAAGGCTTGTGGGGAATCATTGGATTTCAATTCTGGGTTGGAGGTTCACAGGTCTATTGAGGCTAGCTCCATGGAGTGGAGCTTGTTTGTGCACAATGCTTTGGtctcaatgtatggtaggttTGGGAAATTGGAGATTGCACGTCACTTGTTTGATAATATGCCACGTAGAGATTCTGTTTCTTGGAATACTATAATCAGCTGTTATGCGTCTAGGGGTATCTGGAAGGAAGCATTTCAGCTATTTGGAAGCATGCAGGAGGAGGGTGTTGAAATGAATGTGATTATATGGAACACCATTGCTGGAGGGTGCTTGCACTCAGGCAATTTCAGAGGGGCACTTCAACTTATTTCTCAGATGAGAACATCCATTCATCTGGATGCCATTGCAATGGTTGTTGGGTTAAATGCTTGTTCTCACATTGGAGCCATTAAATTGGGAAAGGAGATTCATGGCCACGCCGTGCGAACTTGCTTTGATGTGTTTGACAATGTGAAAAATGCATTGATTACTATGTATTCCAGGTGTAGAGATCTTGGCCAtgcatttattttgtttcatagAACGGAAGAGAAAGGTTTGATCACTTGGAATGCCATGCTTTCTGGATATGCCCACATGGATCGATATGAGGAAGTCACCTTCCTTTTTAGAGAGATGTTACAGGAGGGCATGGAACCCAATTATGTGACCATTGCAAGTGTTCTTCCCCTTTGTGCCCGCATAGCGAATCTGCAGCATGGCAAAGAGTTTCATTGCTACATTATGAAGCACAAACAGTTTGAGGAATATTTATTATTGTGGAATGCCCTGGTGGACATGTATTCAAGGTCTGGCAGAGTTTTAGAAGCCAGAAAAGTGTTTGATTCATTGACCAAAAGAGATGAAGTTACATACACTTCCATGATTTTGGGATATGGCATGAAGGGTGAAGGAGAAACAACtttaaaactatttgaagagatGTGCAAGTTAGAGATTAAGCCGGATCATGTAACAATGGTTGCAGTTCTAACGGCTTGTAGTCATTCTGGTCTAGTAGCCCAAGGGCAAGTTCTCTTTAAAAGGATGATAGATGTCCATGGGATAGTTCCACGGCTTGAGCACTATGCCTGCATGGCTGATCTGTTTGGGAGGGCTGGTCTTCTAAACAAAGCAAAGGAGTTTATCACAGGGATGCCATATAAGCCAACTTCGGCAATGTGGGCTACTCTTCTAGGAGCATGTCGAATCCATGGAAATACAGAGATGGGGGAATGGGCAGCAGGGAAATTGCTGGAAATGAAGCCTGATCATTCAGGCTATTATGTGTTGATTGCCAATATGTATGCAGCTGCTGGTTCTTGGAGAAAACTAGCAGAGGTGAGGACTTATATGAGAAATTTGGGGGTGAGAAAGGCTCCTGGTTGTGCTTGGGTTGATGTTGGCAGTGAGTTTTCTCCCTTTCTGGTAGGGGACTCTTCCAACCCTCATGCTTCTGAGATTTACCCCGTGATGGATGGATTGAATGAGCTAATGAAAGATGCTGGTTATGTACGTAGTGAGTTAGTTTCATCAGAGGAAGATTTTGAGGAGATGAATATCGCAGGGAATGCATACTGA
- the LOC114372263 gene encoding ATP-dependent Clp protease proteolytic subunit 5, chloroplastic-like gives MGHTSLFTPSSSLRFNSLLVSSTPSSSSRSNSVSFPALSRNIRKSVEDRKINKNSAVKAVYGDEFWTPARSSPQDIWSIRSDLQVPSSPYFPTYAQGQGPPPMVAERFQSVISQLFQYRIIRCGGAVDDDMANIIVAQLLYLDAVDPNKDIVMYVNSPGGSVTAGMAIFDTMRHIRPDVSTVCVGLAASMGAFLLSAGTKGKRYSLPNSRIMIHQPLGGAQGGQTDIDIQANEMLHHKANLNGYLAYHTGQSLDKINQDTDRDFFMSAKEAKEYGLIDGVIMNPLKALQPLEAAAEGKDRASV, from the exons ATGGGGCACACATCCCTTTTCACTCCCTCTTCCTCTCTTAGGTTCAACTCTCTTCTTGTTTCCTCCACCCCCTCTTCTTCTTCACGCTCCAACAGCGTTTCTTTCCCCGCCCTCTCCAG GAACATAAGGAAATCGGTAGAAGAtagaaagattaataaaaattcTGCTGTGAAAGCAGTGTATGGTGATGAATTTTGGACACCTGCGAGGAGTTCACCTCAGGATATTTGGTCCATAAG GAGTGATTTGCAAGTCCCATCTTCCCCTTATTTCCCTACCTATGCACAAGGACAAGGGCCACCCCCCATGGTTGCGGAGCGTTTCCAGAGTGTTATAAGTCAGCTTTTCCAATAC AGGATAATCCGTTGTGGTGGAGCAGTTGATGACGATATGGCAAACATCATAGTTGCTCAGCTCCTGTACCTCGACGCTGTTGATCCTAACAAG GATATTGTCATGTATGTAAATTCTCCAGGAGGGTCGGTTACAGCTG GAATGGCTATATTTGATACAATGAGGCATATCCGACCTGATGTGTCTACTGTTTGTGTTGGATTAGCAGCTAG TATGGGAGCTTTTCTGCTGAGCGCAGGGACAAAAG GAAAGAGATACAGCTTGCCAAATTCAAGGATAATGATTCATCAACCGCTTGGTGGTGCTCAAGGAGGGCAAACTGACATAGATATTCAG GCTAATGAAATGCTGCATCATAAGGCAAATCTGAATGGATATCTCGCCTATCACACTGGCCAAAGTTTAGACAAGATCAACCAGGATACAGACCGTGACTTTTTCATGAGTGCAAAAGAAGCCAAGGAATATGGACTCATAGATGGTGTCATTATGAATCCTCTCAAAGCTCTCCAGCCATTAGAGGCTGCAGCAGAAGGTAAAGACCGGGCTAGTGTTTGA
- the LOC114370117 gene encoding LOW QUALITY PROTEIN: uncharacterized protein LOC114370117 (The sequence of the model RefSeq protein was modified relative to this genomic sequence to represent the inferred CDS: substituted 2 bases at 2 genomic stop codons), giving the protein MYEEKDYFYHNEKKLIIERKYLHYLRLTKTGTCQYHYQQXSHXHIHLHYHIQMTPLTQFLQYPPPIHESLSQYHPHHQTQNNQKGGCLVNQQPRMPLSHLHQTQDSKGMTQPYLVAMNTRKLDFCVQKSTEECC; this is encoded by the exons ATGTATGAAGAAAAAGATTACTTTTATCATAATGAAA AAAAGTTGATAATAGAACGAAAATACCTCCACTATTTGAGACTGACAAAGACAGGTACATGTCAGTATCACTATCAACAATGAAGTCATTAGCATATCCATCTTCACTATCATATTCAGATGACTCCTCTGACTCAGTTCCTTCAATATCCTCCCCCCATCCATGAATCACTTTCACAAT ATCATCCCCATCATCAAACACAAAATAACCAGAAAGGTGGATGCCTTGTGAACCAACAACCAAGAATGCCACTAAGTCATCTGCATCAAACTCAAGATTCAAAGGGCATGACTCAACCTTATCTGGTAGCAATGAACACAAGAAAACTGGACTTCTGTGTCCAGAAGAGCACTGAAGAATGCTGTTAA
- the LOC114370274 gene encoding uncharacterized protein LOC114370274 codes for MMIGAWKKKAKEFFTPREVFYLLTITILSLLLPLSFLLLASLSGAQYYLQTLTLFQSYYSPQPFPYLFHLALNINPCILYFLVSIVSMGTLIQGLTGKITLFSELPSKSSRISTAWILLCAFQVCVGLGIEGSIAAGLYDDDVSSFGTERSLLSRMIFLLGLHETTHVWCRMVVRPVVDDTVFGGARRERWVERVGLAAGLGTLWWWRLREEVETLVLVAQVKSEQLMDVGIGDFVGWWLYYLIVTIGMVRIVKGLIWIFMISLCRRRPTTTTIEVESIQNDDKV; via the coding sequence ATGATGATTGGTGCTTGGAAGAAAAAAGCCAAAGAGTTCTTCACCCCAAGAGAGGTCTTCTACCTCCTCACAATCACAATCCTCAGCCTCCTCCTTCCTTTGTCTTTCTTACTCTTAGCCTCTCTTTCTGGTGCCCAATATTATCTTCAAACTCTCACTTTGTTCCAAAGTTACTATTCACCACAACCCTTTCCCTATCTTTTCCACCTTGCCCTCAATATCAACCCATGTATTCTCTACTTTCTCGTGTCCATTGTGAGCATGGGGACCCTGATCCAGGGGCTGACGGGTAAAATCACACTTTTCTCCGAGTTACCGTCCAAGTCCTCGCGTATCTCCACAGCGTGGATTTTACTATGCGCGTTTCAAGTTTGCGTTGGTTTGGGCATAGAGGGGAGCATTGCGGCTGGGCTTTACGACGATGATGTGTCAAGTTTTGGCACCGAGCGTAGCCTGCTGAGCAGGATGATATTTCTGTTGGGCCTGCACGAGACGACCCACGTTTGGTGTAGGATGGTGGTGAGGCCCGTGGTGGATGACACGGTGTTCGGTGGGGCCCGGAGGGAGAGGTGGGTCGAGAGGGTGGGCCTGGCTGCTGGCCTGGGCACGTTGTGGTGGTGGAGACTTAGGGAGGAGGTGGAGACTTTGGTACTTGTGGCCCAAGTCAAGAGTGAGCAATTGATGGATGTGGGGATTGGTGACTTTGTTGGATGGTGGTTGTATTATCTCATTGTGACTATTGGCATGGTGAGGATCGTGAAGGGTCTCATTTGGATTTTCATGATTTCTCTCTGTAGAAGAaggccaacaacaacaacaatagaagTGGAATCGATTCAGAACGATGACAAGGTGTAA